The following are encoded in a window of Oncorhynchus keta strain PuntledgeMale-10-30-2019 chromosome 10, Oket_V2, whole genome shotgun sequence genomic DNA:
- the LOC118383759 gene encoding partner and localizer of BRCA2-like isoform X1 — MRRRVTRTVLVNRRATNRQITEQNGISERTTHGSLSLIGYCSRRPHRVPLLSAKTKKKRLQWETPSPTLDERSGKASPGTASSVYFSGLSVMSVFPVSDAPGLLCVTLGQLEIREARVLCCSSLSQAVLCEGEIHMVVGMSNRRLVSSSYSVATTPLQVYTLTQDGRLQACLSLVCPSERVQTVAAVEGQTDALIGSTHGGHVVLWNVATGQLLRSIDLGDGFTDTTCLRGYSLCGVLFVLLQHPSLCAVEEEEGGALFSLVATNPLTGTVALATRLGLPKACTGRLVEVDVHGSSVVGVFRSGSVCVWQLGGRQGQQGVWFPELGCQLARWGAQGTVLTAHLNGDVCLHRYRPL; from the exons atgaggagGAGAGTGACAAGAACCGTGTTAGTTAAccggcgggccacaaacagacaaataacggagcagaacggcatctcagaaCGCACAACTCATGGATCCTTGTCATTGattggctattgcagcagacgaccacaccgggttccactcctatcagctaaaaccAAGAAGAAGAGGCTCCAGTGGGAAACGCCGTCACCAACACTGGATGAGAGGAGTGGAAAAGCATCACCTGGAACAGCGAGTTCAGTTTATTTCAGTGGCCTG tcaGTGATGTCAGTGTTTCCTGTGTCGGACGCTCCTGGGCTTCTGTGTGTGACTCTGGGCCAGCTGGAAATCAGAGAGGCCAG ggtcctGTGCTGCTCCAGTCTGTCCCAGGCGGTGCTGTGTGAGGGGGAGATCCACATGGTGGTGGGCATGTCCAACCGAAGGCTGGTTAGCTCCTCCTACTCTGTCGCCACAACCCCGCTGCAggtctacacactgacacaggaTGGCAG GCTGCAGGCCTGCCTGTCTTTGGTCTGTCCTTCTGAGCGCGTGCAGACCGTGGCGGCGGTGGAGGGACAGACTGACGCTCTGATTGGCTCAACCCACGGAGGACATGTTGTTCTGTG gaacGTGGCGACGGGGCAGCTGCTGCGGAGCATCGATCTGGGAGATGGTTTCACGGATACGACCTGCCTCCGAGGATACTCCctctgc GGGGTGCTGTTTGTCCTGTTGCAACACCCGTCCCTGTGTgctgtggaggaggaagagggaggggctCTGTTCTCGCTGGTCGCCACCAACCCTCTGACTGGCACCGTCGCCCTGGCAACCAGACTAGGCCTCCCCAAAGCCTGCAccgggag GCTGGTGGAGGTTGATGTCCATGGATCCAGTGTGGTTGGGGTTTTCCGGTCCGGctccgtgtgtgtgtggcagcttGGGGGGCGTCAGGGCCAGCAGGGGGTCTGGTTCCCAGAGCTGGGGTGTCAGCTCGCCCGTTGGGGGGCGCAGGGAACTGTCCTGACGGCACACCTCAATGGAGACGTCTGCTTACACCGCTACAGACCACTCTGA
- the LOC118383759 gene encoding partner and localizer of BRCA2-like isoform X3: protein MSVFPVSDAPGLLCVTLGQLEIREARVLCCSSLSQAVLCEGEIHMVVGMSNRRLVSSSYSVATTPLQVYTLTQDGRLQACLSLVCPSERVQTVAAVEGQTDALIGSTHGGHVVLWNVATGQLLRSIDLGDGFTDTTCLRGYSLCGVLFVLLQHPSLCAVEEEEGGALFSLVATNPLTGTVALATRLGLPKACTGRLVEVDVHGSSVVGVFRSGSVCVWQLGGRQGQQGVWFPELGCQLARWGAQGTVLTAHLNGDVCLHRYRPL from the exons ATGTCAGTGTTTCCTGTGTCGGACGCTCCTGGGCTTCTGTGTGTGACTCTGGGCCAGCTGGAAATCAGAGAGGCCAG ggtcctGTGCTGCTCCAGTCTGTCCCAGGCGGTGCTGTGTGAGGGGGAGATCCACATGGTGGTGGGCATGTCCAACCGAAGGCTGGTTAGCTCCTCCTACTCTGTCGCCACAACCCCGCTGCAggtctacacactgacacaggaTGGCAG GCTGCAGGCCTGCCTGTCTTTGGTCTGTCCTTCTGAGCGCGTGCAGACCGTGGCGGCGGTGGAGGGACAGACTGACGCTCTGATTGGCTCAACCCACGGAGGACATGTTGTTCTGTG gaacGTGGCGACGGGGCAGCTGCTGCGGAGCATCGATCTGGGAGATGGTTTCACGGATACGACCTGCCTCCGAGGATACTCCctctgc GGGGTGCTGTTTGTCCTGTTGCAACACCCGTCCCTGTGTgctgtggaggaggaagagggaggggctCTGTTCTCGCTGGTCGCCACCAACCCTCTGACTGGCACCGTCGCCCTGGCAACCAGACTAGGCCTCCCCAAAGCCTGCAccgggag GCTGGTGGAGGTTGATGTCCATGGATCCAGTGTGGTTGGGGTTTTCCGGTCCGGctccgtgtgtgtgtggcagcttGGGGGGCGTCAGGGCCAGCAGGGGGTCTGGTTCCCAGAGCTGGGGTGTCAGCTCGCCCGTTGGGGGGCGCAGGGAACTGTCCTGACGGCACACCTCAATGGAGACGTCTGCTTACACCGCTACAGACCACTCTGA
- the LOC118383759 gene encoding partner and localizer of BRCA2-like isoform X2, which yields MRRRVTRTVLVNRRATNRQITEQNGISERTTHGSLSLIGYCSRRPHRVPLLSAKTKKKRLQWETPSPTLDERSGKASPGTASSVYFSGLSVMSVFPVSDAPGLLCVTLGQLEIREARVLCCSSLSQAVLCEGEIHMVVGMSNRRLVSSSYSVATTPLQVYTLTQDGRLQACLSLVCPSERVQTVAAVEGQTDALIGSTHGGHVVLWNVATGQLLRSIDLGDGFTDTTCLRGYSLCVSVWGAVCPVATPVPVCCGGGRGRGSVLAGRHQPSDWHRRPGNQTRPPQSLHREAGGG from the exons atgaggagGAGAGTGACAAGAACCGTGTTAGTTAAccggcgggccacaaacagacaaataacggagcagaacggcatctcagaaCGCACAACTCATGGATCCTTGTCATTGattggctattgcagcagacgaccacaccgggttccactcctatcagctaaaaccAAGAAGAAGAGGCTCCAGTGGGAAACGCCGTCACCAACACTGGATGAGAGGAGTGGAAAAGCATCACCTGGAACAGCGAGTTCAGTTTATTTCAGTGGCCTG tcaGTGATGTCAGTGTTTCCTGTGTCGGACGCTCCTGGGCTTCTGTGTGTGACTCTGGGCCAGCTGGAAATCAGAGAGGCCAG ggtcctGTGCTGCTCCAGTCTGTCCCAGGCGGTGCTGTGTGAGGGGGAGATCCACATGGTGGTGGGCATGTCCAACCGAAGGCTGGTTAGCTCCTCCTACTCTGTCGCCACAACCCCGCTGCAggtctacacactgacacaggaTGGCAG GCTGCAGGCCTGCCTGTCTTTGGTCTGTCCTTCTGAGCGCGTGCAGACCGTGGCGGCGGTGGAGGGACAGACTGACGCTCTGATTGGCTCAACCCACGGAGGACATGTTGTTCTGTG gaacGTGGCGACGGGGCAGCTGCTGCGGAGCATCGATCTGGGAGATGGTTTCACGGATACGACCTGCCTCCGAGGATACTCCctctgcgtgagtgtgt GGGGTGCTGTTTGTCCTGTTGCAACACCCGTCCCTGTGTgctgtggaggaggaagagggaggggctCTGTTCTCGCTGGTCGCCACCAACCCTCTGACTGGCACCGTCGCCCTGGCAACCAGACTAGGCCTCCCCAAAGCCTGCAccgggag GCTGGTGGAGGTTGA